TTTATTAAAAGCGATCAGATATCTAAAACAGAATTGGAAGATTTAAAGACCTTATTATTGGGAGACGAAAAAAATGAATCTTAGCCCCTTTATTTCTATTTTATCTCGTCGAATGACTTTTGGCTTTTGGATAATTTCCTTTTTTGTTCTTCTTATTTTTGGGATTAAATATTTACTAAAAAGCCGGTTATCCCTAAAAGCTCAATATTACCTGTGGTTTCCTTTATTAATTGCCTTAATGGCCCCTTTTAGTCCATCAGGCTTTGGAAATCCAGGTAATATTTCTTCCATATTTTTTCTCTTGAAAAATAGAGCTGTTCGTGAAATACAAGCAGGATTTTCCCATTCCTCTAATATTTCCGCCCCATCAGATATTCCTGCACTTCAGGACTTTTCTTTATCCCTGACCAGAGAAGGAGGGACAGAACTTTACACTGTCTTTTTCTGGGTATGGATCTTAGGAATTATATTTATGGGGACAATTACACTTTATTCTGTGCTCAAAATCAATCTGCTGAAACAAGCTTCTCTTCCCCTGGAAAACAAAAAGCTTTTAAGGGTTTACAATTCCTGCCAGAAGGAGCTGCATATAAAACATAATATTCCTGTTTTTACTACAGCATTTTTAAAAACCCCTGTAACGGCAGGTTTTATAAAACCTTATATTATTCTGCCTTTATCTGCCGTAACCCAGATGTCAGAAAAAGAAATACGCTACATTTTTCTCCATGAACTGACTCACTGTAAACATATGGACCCATTTATTAATTATGTGGCCTGCTTGGCGCAAATTGTTTACTGGTTTCACCCTGGAGTATGGCTGGCCCTGAAATCTATGCGCAGAGACTGCGAGTCTGCTTGTGACGGAGCTGTCCTTTCACATTTAAATCAACAGGACTATATTTCCTATGGCTCTGCTTTGCTTCATTATGTAGCGGAAATATCAGGTCTTCCCTACTCTCCTGCCTCTGGTATGGGGGCCCCTGTGAACCAATTAAAAAAGCGGATTCTAATTATTAAAAATTATACCGGAGAATCCAGGGAAAAGCATAAACGAAGCGTTGCCGTTTTAATTGCAGTTACAGTTTTGATTGTTTCTTTTTCTCCTGTTATATCATCCAATGCATCCATCAGTAATCATTACCAGTTTACTGATGAAAATATTATTGCTGAAGATTACAGTTCATTTTTTAATCATTATACAGGAAGCTTTGTAGTTTATGACAGCAATGCAAACAAGTATCATATATATAATCAAAATTTGGCCGGCCTTAGGGTATCTCCAAATTCTACCTATAAAATTTACAGCGCTTTAGCTGCCCTGGAGAGCCATGTGATTACGCCAGATTCACACTCTCGCCTATGGAATGGCACAAACTATCCTTTTAAAGCATGGAATCAAGATCAAACCCTTTCCTCTGCCATGAAAAATTCTGTTAACTGGTATTTTACATCACTGGATGAAGAAAATGGTCTAATTTCTCTGCAAAAATTTTTATCCCATATAAACTATGGAAATCAAGATCTTTCAGGAGGAATCGGCCAGTACTGGCTGGAGTCTACCTTGAAAA
The window above is part of the Lachnoclostridium edouardi genome. Proteins encoded here:
- a CDS encoding BlaR1 family beta-lactam sensor/signal transducer — its product is MTFGFWIISFFVLLIFGIKYLLKSRLSLKAQYYLWFPLLIALMAPFSPSGFGNPGNISSIFFLLKNRAVREIQAGFSHSSNISAPSDIPALQDFSLSLTREGGTELYTVFFWVWILGIIFMGTITLYSVLKINLLKQASLPLENKKLLRVYNSCQKELHIKHNIPVFTTAFLKTPVTAGFIKPYIILPLSAVTQMSEKEIRYIFLHELTHCKHMDPFINYVACLAQIVYWFHPGVWLALKSMRRDCESACDGAVLSHLNQQDYISYGSALLHYVAEISGLPYSPASGMGAPVNQLKKRILIIKNYTGESREKHKRSVAVLIAVTVLIVSFSPVISSNASISNHYQFTDENIIAEDYSSFFNHYTGSFVVYDSNANKYHIYNQNLAGLRVSPNSTYKIYSALAALESHVITPDSHSRLWNGTNYPFKAWNQDQTLSSAMKNSVNWYFTSLDEENGLISLQKFLSHINYGNQDLSGGIGQYWLESTLKISPMEQVQLLTKLQNQTLPFNQENIEAVKRSLLLSSNDSFSLYGKTGTGIVNEKIVNSWFIGFLETKDNVYVFAANLQGENAGDSLEAGQITLNILENCFLSQDLETAL